The following are encoded in a window of Candidatus Nitrosotalea sinensis genomic DNA:
- a CDS encoding thiolase domain-containing protein: MEKVCLIGAGSTKYGKLEDSITDIALQASVDAIESAGISPKEIQAGYISNVFGIADKQVHLGPVIMSNLGIPEVPSLSIESACGSGSVSFREAYANVAAGFYDVILATGVEKVTHTGTEWTTTYFSYCSDFFYEGGAGASFPGLFASMARAYLSEFKATEEDLAKVAVKNHDNGLLNPKAHLRKKISVDDVLKSAVVASPLKLYDCCPFSDGASAVILCSEKFAKAHTKNYVEVIGSGRGGSPAALQGRDHITTIPSTKIAAQAAYKMAGITAKDVDFAEVHDCFTIAELVDTEDLGFFEKGKAVEAVREGRTKLNGDISINPSGGLKSKGHPIGATGIGQVAEVFDQLTGKAGERTVKDAKIGLTHNFGATGASCAVHIFRSV; the protein is encoded by the coding sequence GTGGAAAAAGTCTGTCTTATTGGTGCTGGTAGTACAAAATATGGCAAATTGGAAGATAGTATTACAGATATTGCACTTCAGGCATCTGTAGATGCCATAGAAAGCGCAGGAATAAGTCCTAAGGAAATACAGGCCGGATACATCTCAAACGTGTTTGGTATAGCCGATAAACAAGTGCACTTGGGTCCTGTTATAATGAGTAATTTGGGTATACCGGAAGTTCCTTCACTATCTATAGAATCTGCATGCGGTAGTGGATCAGTTTCATTTAGAGAAGCATATGCAAATGTTGCTGCAGGCTTTTATGATGTTATCTTAGCAACAGGTGTGGAAAAAGTAACTCACACAGGTACTGAATGGACTACAACATATTTCTCATATTGCTCTGATTTCTTTTATGAAGGTGGAGCAGGTGCATCATTTCCTGGATTATTTGCATCCATGGCACGAGCATATCTTTCTGAATTCAAAGCAACTGAAGAAGATCTTGCAAAAGTTGCAGTAAAAAATCATGATAATGGTCTCTTAAATCCAAAAGCACATCTTAGAAAAAAAATATCTGTAGACGATGTTTTAAAATCAGCTGTAGTCGCAAGTCCTCTAAAATTGTATGACTGTTGTCCTTTCTCCGATGGAGCAAGTGCAGTAATACTATGCAGTGAAAAATTTGCAAAAGCTCACACTAAAAATTATGTTGAAGTCATTGGTTCAGGCAGGGGTGGATCACCTGCTGCACTGCAAGGAAGAGATCACATTACTACTATACCAAGCACAAAAATTGCGGCACAAGCTGCTTACAAGATGGCAGGAATAACAGCAAAAGATGTTGATTTTGCTGAAGTTCATGATTGCTTCACAATTGCAGAACTGGTTGATACTGAAGACCTAGGATTCTTCGAGAAAGGAAAAGCTGTAGAAGCTGTAAGAGAAGGACGAACAAAACTCAACGGAGATATCTCAATCAATCCTTCTGGAGGTCTAAAATCAAAAGGTCATCCAATAGGTGCTACTGGAATAGGTCAAGTGGCAGAAGTATTTGATCAATTAACAGGAAAAGCAGGTGAAAGAACTGTAAAAGATGCCAAAATAGGATTAACACATAATTTTGGTGCCACAGGCGCCAGTTGTGCCGTACATATATTCAGAAGTGTATAG
- a CDS encoding carbon-nitrogen hydrolase family protein, whose translation MNLVTKIALIQMRAETSKNQNLKKILRYISQATHRGSKLCAFPEFMMCYTPSSQSPSELSTIAEQINGEFVSSIAEAAKQNSMQVVGTMYEKSPQPNRVYDTSFLIDNKGKVISKYRKIHLYDALGFKESAKLYPGSAITKPIKTIAGKMGMMICYDLRFPEMSRILASSGSEILVVPSAWVQGKMKEEHWITINKTRAIENGCYVVSPDQVGNIYCGRSLVVDPYGKILLDMKKREGIGIVDISLDEVKQVRKKLPLLQNRRTDIYTNLKI comes from the coding sequence ATGAACCTCGTGACAAAAATTGCTCTAATTCAAATGCGAGCTGAAACTAGTAAAAATCAAAATTTAAAAAAAATTTTGCGTTATATATCACAAGCAACACATAGGGGTTCCAAACTTTGTGCATTTCCAGAATTCATGATGTGTTACACTCCATCATCACAATCTCCATCTGAACTTTCTACAATTGCTGAACAAATAAACGGAGAGTTTGTTTCATCGATTGCTGAAGCAGCAAAACAAAATTCAATGCAAGTTGTCGGTACCATGTATGAAAAAAGCCCACAGCCAAATAGAGTATATGACACATCATTTCTTATAGATAATAAAGGAAAAGTAATTTCAAAATATAGAAAAATCCATCTCTATGATGCACTTGGCTTTAAAGAGTCTGCAAAACTTTACCCTGGCTCAGCAATAACAAAACCAATCAAAACAATTGCAGGAAAAATGGGGATGATGATTTGTTATGATCTAAGATTTCCAGAAATGTCGCGAATCCTAGCATCATCAGGATCTGAGATTCTTGTAGTGCCATCAGCCTGGGTGCAAGGAAAAATGAAAGAAGAACATTGGATCACTATAAACAAGACAAGAGCTATTGAGAATGGATGTTACGTTGTATCACCAGATCAAGTAGGCAACATCTATTGTGGAAGAAGTTTGGTAGTTGATCCATATGGAAAAATACTTCTTGATATGAAAAAAAGAGAGGGTATTGGAATTGTTGATATCTCATTAGATGAGGTAAAACAAGTAAGAAAAAAGCTTCCACTTTTACAAAATAGGCGTACTGATATCTACACTAATCTCAAGATCTGA
- a CDS encoding tautomerase family protein, with product MPIITISMYPGRTEKQKEEFAKAITKSAVDILKTKESHVIVVFEENPKENWYMAGSPL from the coding sequence ATGCCTATAATAACAATCTCCATGTATCCAGGCAGAACTGAAAAACAGAAAGAGGAATTTGCGAAAGCCATAACAAAATCAGCAGTAGATATTCTCAAAACAAAAGAAAGTCATGTCATTGTAGTCTTTGAGGAAAATCCTAAAGAAAACTGGTATATGGCTGGCAGTCCTCTCTAA
- a CDS encoding plastocyanin/azurin family copper-binding protein — protein sequence MKSKPFGALFGLLALVAILGVAPAFGQTANEIDIAKGAGGSAQAACVSTNNCFNPNPLTVAPGTTVTWKNTDTTMHVICSGKVTDDECGKVFEDDTLKPGTTFQFTFANAGTFDYFCSVHPWMTGQVIVGAGSTTNTNSTNTSSTMNGMTILTAKASDGTTVTINTSGPVSGQPLSLSISFTDASGNKVHHQNYAITAVQDGNTILSNSAGHTHTGDDTQTTAANLSSADPVDIQVTLNGIGLPTVDPSTWTGVKGEVLSFTHVVPEFGPVASIVLAIAVMSMVVFVAKTRGIPKF from the coding sequence ATGAAGTCAAAACCATTTGGCGCACTATTTGGTCTTTTGGCTCTAGTTGCTATCTTAGGTGTAGCACCAGCATTTGGACAAACAGCAAATGAAATTGATATTGCAAAAGGTGCAGGCGGCAGCGCACAAGCAGCCTGTGTATCAACAAACAACTGCTTTAATCCAAATCCATTGACTGTTGCACCAGGAACAACGGTAACTTGGAAGAACACTGATACAACAATGCATGTAATATGCAGCGGTAAAGTCACAGATGATGAATGTGGCAAAGTGTTCGAAGATGACACTCTAAAACCAGGAACAACATTCCAATTTACCTTTGCAAATGCAGGTACATTTGATTACTTTTGCTCTGTGCATCCATGGATGACAGGTCAAGTAATTGTAGGAGCAGGTAGTACAACAAATACGAATTCTACTAATACATCCAGTACAATGAATGGAATGACAATACTAACAGCAAAGGCATCTGACGGTACAACTGTAACAATAAATACTTCTGGTCCTGTTAGTGGACAACCTTTGTCATTATCTATCTCGTTTACAGATGCAAGTGGAAACAAAGTACATCATCAGAACTATGCAATCACTGCTGTACAAGATGGTAATACTATATTGTCAAACTCAGCTGGACATACGCACACAGGCGATGACACACAAACAACTGCTGCAAATCTGTCATCTGCCGATCCAGTAGACATACAAGTAACTCTCAATGGTATTGGATTACCTACAGTGGATCCATCTACGTGGACAGGTGTTAAAGGTGAAGTACTAAGCTTTACACATGTTGTACCAGAATTTGGTCCAGTAGCATCAATAGTTCTTGCAATTGCTGTAATGAGCATGGTAGTATTTGTAGCAAAGACTAGAGGAATTCCAAAATTCTAA
- a CDS encoding SpaA isopeptide-forming pilin-related protein, producing MKKESKILLLVFVILVASIMLIISGLGTHQNPVFAQSSSLTIISLSSDNKLIGGSQFSISPNPFTGTGNYTIKDNSSDDTDKDKDGVITLSGIKNGNYVIIQTNTVSGYNVDQIQKTTQVNNSQTVVTFTNIPSNSPVQSSSSSSRSITYTTKFECGSIYAGEGPLRPGHYDTDISLFNKQSFQTQVFWNAVVNNGPSSNAVLFKMDSETSKSITCQDIRTSLGNNNENFIEGFTIITVPLDSTFGGGMTMTDQPSNDINVLNVQAFYTANALDTLPHEVIVDKISFYIIQDDSGKIPVSMFRKTLDISIPSGLNQISDTEKKVKDALAKQYSLSDEDLAKIVIRIKDVSIGVGVLHDDHAISLSTINPQLGS from the coding sequence ATGAAAAAAGAATCAAAGATACTTCTATTGGTTTTTGTTATATTAGTTGCATCAATTATGCTCATAATATCAGGTTTGGGAACACATCAAAATCCAGTATTTGCTCAAAGCTCGTCACTTACTATAATTTCACTCTCAAGTGACAACAAACTCATTGGAGGAAGCCAATTTTCAATATCACCAAATCCATTTACTGGAACGGGAAATTATACAATAAAAGATAATTCTTCAGACGATACTGACAAAGACAAGGATGGAGTTATTACTTTGTCAGGAATTAAGAATGGAAATTATGTCATAATTCAGACAAATACGGTATCTGGATACAATGTTGATCAGATTCAAAAAACCACGCAAGTAAATAATTCTCAAACTGTTGTTACTTTTACAAACATACCTAGTAATTCTCCAGTACAATCATCATCCTCGTCCTCAAGAAGTATTACATATACAACCAAGTTTGAATGTGGTTCAATATACGCAGGAGAAGGCCCACTAAGACCAGGACACTATGATACTGACATTAGTCTGTTTAATAAACAGAGTTTTCAAACACAAGTTTTTTGGAATGCAGTAGTAAACAATGGCCCCAGTTCAAATGCAGTTTTATTCAAAATGGACTCTGAAACATCAAAAAGTATAACATGCCAAGACATCAGAACTTCACTTGGAAATAATAATGAAAATTTCATAGAGGGATTCACCATAATCACTGTACCTTTAGACTCCACATTTGGTGGAGGAATGACTATGACAGATCAACCATCAAATGATATTAACGTATTAAATGTTCAGGCATTTTATACTGCAAATGCATTAGACACTCTACCCCACGAAGTAATTGTAGACAAGATTTCATTTTACATAATACAAGATGACAGTGGAAAGATTCCAGTAAGTATGTTTAGAAAAACTCTTGATATATCCATCCCATCTGGATTAAATCAAATATCAGACACTGAAAAGAAAGTCAAAGATGCTCTTGCCAAACAATATTCTCTTTCAGATGAAGATTTGGCAAAAATTGTAATCAGAATAAAAGATGTTTCAATAGGAGTAGGAGTATTACATGATGATCATGCTATTTCATTATCTACAATAAACCCACAGTTAGGGTCTTAG
- a CDS encoding cupredoxin domain-containing protein: protein MKSKPFGALFGLLALVAILGVAPAFGQTANEIDIAKGAGGSAQAACVSTNNCFNPNPLTVAPGTTVTWKNTDTTMHVICSGKVTDDECGKVFEDDTLKPGTTFQFTFANAGTFDYFCSVHPWMTGQVIVGAGSGTPSTTTTPANVTTTTTTPATTPNATTTQDNTTAVPEFGPVASIVLAIAVMSMVVFVAKTRGIPKF from the coding sequence ATGAAGTCAAAACCATTTGGCGCACTATTTGGTCTTTTGGCTCTAGTTGCTATCTTAGGTGTAGCACCAGCATTTGGACAAACAGCAAATGAAATTGATATTGCAAAAGGTGCAGGCGGCAGCGCACAAGCAGCCTGTGTATCAACAAACAACTGCTTTAATCCAAATCCATTGACTGTTGCACCAGGAACAACGGTAACTTGGAAGAACACTGATACAACAATGCATGTAATATGCAGCGGTAAAGTCACAGATGATGAATGTGGCAAAGTGTTCGAAGATGACACTCTAAAACCAGGAACAACATTCCAATTTACCTTTGCAAATGCAGGTACATTTGATTACTTTTGCTCTGTGCATCCATGGATGACAGGTCAAGTAATTGTAGGAGCAGGTAGCGGTACACCAAGTACAACAACTACTCCAGCAAATGTAACAACTACAACAACTACTCCCGCAACAACACCAAATGCAACAACTACACAGGATAATACAACTGCTGTACCAGAATTTGGTCCAGTAGCATCAATAGTTCTTGCAATTGCTGTAATGAGCATGGTAGTATTTGTAGCAAAGACTAGAGGAATTCCAAAATTCTAA
- a CDS encoding rhomboid family intramembrane serine protease, with amino-acid sequence MLPIRDENPKPVGYRPYVTYTLIAINILVFFWEISVTHQFWEFTNQHAENMLLSYGTIPSNIVNVLENHNYTAFTSVFSSMFLHAGIIHIGGNMLFLWIFGDNVEYKFGRGKYLILYLFWGVIADFFHILSDPSSTVPALGASGAISGVLGAYLIMFPNAKVVTLLLFGFFTRLQRISAKWYLPFWFIFQNVFPALIGSSGSGVAFFAHIGGFLVGLFIGFIYKKTHGSEYMYGTRYGWKGGGTNWGR; translated from the coding sequence ATGTTACCTATAAGAGACGAGAACCCAAAACCCGTAGGGTATAGGCCATATGTTACATACACATTAATCGCAATTAATATTCTAGTCTTTTTTTGGGAAATATCTGTAACACATCAATTCTGGGAATTTACAAATCAACATGCAGAGAATATGTTATTGAGTTACGGTACAATCCCAAGTAATATTGTAAATGTATTGGAAAATCACAACTATACTGCATTTACTTCTGTCTTTAGTTCCATGTTTCTTCATGCAGGTATAATACACATTGGAGGCAACATGCTATTTCTCTGGATATTTGGAGATAATGTGGAATACAAATTTGGAAGAGGTAAATACCTCATACTTTATCTTTTTTGGGGTGTAATTGCAGATTTTTTCCATATATTATCAGATCCATCTAGTACAGTTCCTGCACTAGGCGCATCAGGTGCGATATCTGGAGTATTAGGTGCATACCTTATCATGTTTCCAAATGCAAAAGTAGTGACACTGTTACTATTTGGTTTTTTCACTAGGTTGCAACGTATATCTGCGAAATGGTATTTACCATTCTGGTTTATTTTTCAAAATGTATTTCCTGCCTTAATTGGTTCAAGTGGTTCTGGGGTTGCATTTTTTGCTCATATTGGAGGATTTCTAGTAGGATTGTTTATTGGATTTATTTACAAAAAAACTCATGGCTCGGAATATATGTATGGTACACGATATGGGTGGAAAGGCGGTGGTACCAATTGGGGAAGGTAA